The following proteins are encoded in a genomic region of Arachis stenosperma cultivar V10309 chromosome 4, arast.V10309.gnm1.PFL2, whole genome shotgun sequence:
- the LOC130975171 gene encoding cell wall integrity and stress response component 1-like, whose product MHRRCPRPPLHRRPRPPPHRLLLLLLLLLPLHPAATPTAAPTSSSSSSSSPAATPTAAPTSSSSSSSSPAATPTAAPSSSSSSSSSSAATPTAAPTFFSSSSSSRRRTHRRPPLLLLLLDSDGVTVGGGGGGGSGSGSGGGGGMILGKKG is encoded by the exons ATGCACCGCCGCTGCCCCCGCCCGCCACTGCACCGCCGCCCCCGCCCGCCGCCACACcgacttcttcttcttcttcttcttcttcttcctcttcatccCGCCGCCACACCCACCGCCGCccccacttcttcttcttcttcttcttcttctcctgcCGCCACACCCACCGCCGCccccacttcttcttcttcttcttcttcttctcctgcCGCCACACCCACCGCCGCCCccagttcttcttcttcttcttcttcttcttccgcCGCCACACCCACCGCCGCCCccacttttttttcttcttcttcttcttcccgcCGCCGCACCCACCGCCGCCcgccgcttcttcttcttcttct AGATAGTGATGGAGTGACAGtgggtgggggtgggggtgggggttCTGGTTCTGGttctggtggtggtggtggcatGATTTTGGGGAAGAAGGGATAG
- the LOC130976476 gene encoding RING-H2 finger protein ATL33-like, with the protein MQNSPTIFSAPPPQQPQLPLPPPPHVVGQINVLPAPPPPTIPQFPGAPSSVFQITVLPVPPPPPFTVDSSSANFSPLEFLLAIIAIVTIPALIYTFIFAFRCSSSSRSEHAAGDFSGDSSVQSELSSQDDIEAAAFPGGVVADVKYRKESTEIGGECPVCLSIFTDGEEVRQLSACKHAFHASCIDMWLSSHSNCPICRATIPSAVSAQESKRSNSNSSAENQNRGGDLRRQGHRDANVMV; encoded by the coding sequence ATGCAAAACTCACCCACCATTTTTTCAGCCCCGCCGCCGCAGCAGCCGCAGCTCCCCCTTCCTCCTCCACCACACGTCGTCGGACAAATCAACGTCCTCCCAGCACCGCCACCGCCAACTATACCACAATTCCCTGGCGCTCCCAGCTCCGTCTTCCAGATCACCGTCCTCCCAGTACCGCCGCCACCGCCGTTCACCGTGGATTCCAGCTCTGCCAACTTCTCCCCACTGGAATTTCTCCTTGCCATCATCGCCATTGTCACCATCCCCGCCTTGATCTACACCTTCATCTTCGCCTTCAGGTGCTCGTCGTCTAGCCGCTCGGAACACGCCGCCGGTGATTTTTCCGGCGACTCATCTGTCCAATCGGAGCTCTCTTCTCAGGACGACATCGAAGCTGCTGCCTTTCCTGGCGGTGTTGTCGCCGATGTGAAGTATCGGAAGGAGTCGACGGAGATTGGCGGCGAGTGTCCGGTGTGCCTGTCCATATTCACCGACGGGGAAGAAGTACGCCAGTTGAGCGCTTGCAAGCACGCGTTCCACGCATCTTGTATTGACATGTGGCTCAGCAGCCACTCCAATTGCCCGATTTGCCGCGCCACCATCCCCTCCGCTGTCTCCGCCCAAGAAAGCAAGCGTTCCAACTCGAATTCGTCGGCTGAGAATCAGAATAGAGGCGGTGATCTGCGGCGGCAGGGTCATCGTGATGCAAATGTCATGGTTTGA